Proteins encoded by one window of Ascochyta rabiei chromosome 1, complete sequence:
- a CDS encoding Glutathionyl-hydroquinone reductase, with protein sequence MVANETLHKYGSDDGWHGVIEEGAEFPPEKDRYHLYIGLFCPFAHRANLVRHIKRLDSFLPISIVKPYPKGEPGWRFDETYPNATPDHIFNSRFMHQLYFRDDPSYTGKYSVPLLWDKKTNRIVNNESIEMLKWLPHAFDSLIKDDKIKGIDFYPQELQGKIDEITPWLTSLICIGVYKAGFNPTQEGYNEHVVSLFAALNKLEKLVHSNGGPYVLGGKLTELDILTYPTVVRFDTVYVQHFKTNLGTIRHDYPVLNNWLKNLYHNVEGFKESTDFQHIKENYTKSHKDINPLSITPMGPYPEVEEGYESDWSKLKPGEVKHPLVVEAGSKL encoded by the exons ATGGTGGCGAATGAGACCCTTCACAAGTACGGCAGTGATGACGGCTGGCATGGTGTCATCGAAGAAGGAGCAGAGTTCCCACCTGAGAAAGACAGGTATCACTTGTATATTG GTCTCTTCTGTCCTTTCGCCCACCGTGCCAACCTAGTCCGACACATCAAGCGCCTGGACTCCTTCCTTCCTATCTCGATTGTCAAGCCCTACCCCAAGGGCGAGCCAGGCTGGCGCTTCGATGAAACATACCCCAATGCCACGCCAGATCACATCTTCAACAGCCGCTTTATGCACCAGCTCTACTTTCGCGATGACCCATCGTACACAGGCAAATACAGTGTTCCGCTCCTATGGGACAAGAAGACAAACCGAATCGTCAACAACGAAAGCATTGAGATGCTGAAGTGGCTCCCTCATGCTTTCGACAGCCTGATCAAAGACGATAAGATCAAAGGCATCGACTTCTACCCACAAGAGCTGCAGGGGAAGATCGACGAGATCACACCCTGGCTTACATCTCTCATCTGCATCGGAGTGTACAAAGCCGGCTTCAACCCCACACAAGAGGGGTACAATGAGCACGTTGTGTCGCTCTTCGCGGCGCTAAACAAACTGGAGAAGCTAGTGCACAGCAACGGTGGACCATACGTCTTGGGTGGGAAACTAACTGAGTTGGACATCCTGACCTACCCGACGGTGGTCAGGTTTGATACAGTCTATGTGCAACATTTTAAGACGAACTTGGGGACCATCAGACACGATTACCCGGTCTTGAACAACTGGCTCAAGAACTTGTATCACAACGTAGAGGGTTTCAAGGAGTCGACCGATTTCCAACACATCAAGGAGAAT TACACAAAGAGCCATAAGGACATCAATCCGCTGTCGATCACTCCAATGGGCCCGTACCCGGAGGTCGAGGAAGGATACGAAAGTGATTGGAGCAAGCTCAAGCCTGGAGAAGTGAAGCATCCATTGGTTGTCGAAGCCGGGAGTAAGCTATAA